The following are encoded together in the Lathyrus oleraceus cultivar Zhongwan6 chromosome 3, CAAS_Psat_ZW6_1.0, whole genome shotgun sequence genome:
- the LOC127130360 gene encoding uncharacterized protein LOC127130360 has protein sequence MNYNGLCIEYADVTVPFELKYGLIHLLPRFSGLAGEDPHKHLTEFQFVCSTPLRPEGITEDHIMLRAFPFSLQGAAKDWLCYIEPNSVTTWNDLKKVFLERYFPASRAASIQKEICGIRQGNESLVEYWERFKQLVFSCPQHQITEQLLIQYFYEELLPIDRNILDAASGGALADKTPVAAKALIENMLLNSQQFTTRNNYMVQTKGVNEIKVSSSNKALEVRIEELTSLVKQMAVSKYQTTKLCGICTSNEHPTNTCLIIQDESVT, from the coding sequence ATGAATTATAATGGTTTATGTATTGAATATGCTGATGTTACCGTTCCTTTTGAGTTGAAATatggtttaatacacttgttgccaaggtttagTGGCCTTGCAGGTGAGGATCCACATAAGCATCTTACAGAATTTCAATTTGTTTGCTCTACACCATTGAGACCTGAAGGAATCACCGAAGATCACATCATGCTGAGAGCCTTCCCATTTTCACTACAGGGTGCTGCCAAGGATTGGTTATGTTATATTGAGCCGAATTCTGTAACAACTTGGAATGATTTGAAGAAAGTCTTCCTTGAGAGATACTTTCCTGCCTCCAGGGCTGCATCAATCCAAAAagaaatatgtggtattagacagggAAATGAGTCATTAGTtgagtattgggagagattcaaacaaTTAGTATTCAGCTGCCCTCAACATCAGATTACCGAACAACTGCTTATTCAGTATTTCTATGAGGAATTGTTACCAATAGATAGaaacattcttgatgctgctagtggtggagcacttgcCGATAAAACTCCAGTTGCTGCCAAAGCCCTGATTGAGAACATGTTACTCaactcccaacagttcacaacCAGAAATAATTATATGGTCCAaacaaaaggtgtgaatgagattaAGGTTTCCTCTTCCAACAAGGCTCTAGAAGTCAGAATTGAAGAGCTTACTTCTTTAGTGAAACAAATGGCAGTGAGTAAATATCAAACAACAAAGttgtgtggtatttgtacttctaATGAACATCCAACTAACACATGTCTTATTATTCAAGATGAGTCGGTCACTTAG
- the LOC127130361 gene encoding uncharacterized protein LOC127130361 codes for MAVNNLQFQQRTDSSIQTLQTQIGQLSTSMNAMQQAHGSNQLPTQKIMNPKGPNANVSAISLRSGKVIEPAPEKNKKNLEVTPEPSSVVIETEPSVVVETEKEKEKEYVPPVPFPHRILKNKRTSDGDKEREILDVFRKVAVNIMLLDVIKQVPKYAKFLKDLCTSKKRLKGNKSVNLGRNILALIQPKHSPEKAIVSSVNQAIPQKCKDPGTFAIPCTIGDSKFDNCMFDLGADINVMPTSIYNNLDLGPLQHTSLIIQLANRSNARPIGVVQDVLVQF; via the exons ATGGCTGTGAACAATCTCCAATTTCAGCAACGAACAGATTCcagtattcagactttgcagaCACAGATTGGACAGCTTTCCACTTCaatgaatgccatgcagcaagcCCATGGATCAAACCAACTTCCTACCCAAAAAATTATGAATCCAAAAGGccctaatgctaatgtgagtgcaatttccttgagatctGGAAAGGTAATAGAACCagccccagaaaaaaataaaaaaaatcttgAGGTAACACCTGAACCTTCTTCTGTTGTGATAGAAACTGAACCCTCTGTTGTGGTAGaaactgaaaaagaaaaagagaaagagtATGTTCCACCAGTTCCCTTCCCACATAGAATACTGAAAAATAAAAGGACTAGTGATGGAGacaaggagagagagattttagATGTGTTCAGAAAAGTGGCGGTAAACATTATGCTTCTTGATGTTATTAAGCAGGTTCCAAAGTATGCAAAATTTCTAAAAGACTTGTGCACAAGTAAGAAAAGGTTGAAGGGCAATAAGAGTGTAAATTTGGGACGAAACATTTTAGCCCTTATCCAGCCTAAACATTCACCTGAAAAAGCTATTGTTTCATCCGTCAATCAAGCCATACCCCAAAAGTGTAAGGATCCAGGAACTTTTGCTATTCCATGTACcattggggatagtaaattcgACAATTGCATGTTTGATTTGGGAGCAGacattaatgttatgcctacttctatttataataaccTTGATCTTGGTCCTTTACAGCATACAAGTTTAATCATTCAACTAGCGAACAGAAGTAATGCTCGCCCTATTGGAGTAGTGCAAGATGTgcttgttcaa ttttag